In a genomic window of Stakelama saccharophila:
- a CDS encoding ABC transporter permease/substrate-binding protein, with amino-acid sequence MNEAFARVPDLLAQHVLLSAAALMLGLAISLPLAIWSARSENVARVTLGFASLVQTIPALALLALFYPILLFLSRGLGGGIPALGFLPSLLALGLYALLPILRNGVTGLVNLDPAVLQAADGVGMTGRQKLWLVEAPLVAPVLMAGIRTAAVWTIGAATLSTTVGQPSLGDLIFAGLQTQNWTLVVVGCIASAGLALVVDALLGLAERGIRDRRKRQVYASLIALALGVVVALWPVLPSGGKRVVIGAKGFSEQYILARVIGDRLEAAGYDVVYRQGLGSAVVFSALATGDIDVYVDYSGTLWTNRMHREDVPPRKAIVAGVADWAKRKHGVGVLGALGFENAYGFAMREEHAKRLGIESLSDLAPVANRLAFGTDLEFLERPEWAAVQRAYSLEFASAQPYNPTFMYRAVASGKADVIAAFTSDGRIAAQHLRVLSDPRHAIPGYDAILLVAPERVDDAKFVNALTPMVGAIPVDVMRRANYMVDRPEGGASPAEAARWLERQTGLTPDE; translated from the coding sequence ATGAACGAGGCGTTCGCCCGCGTGCCCGATCTGCTGGCGCAGCACGTATTGCTGTCGGCGGCAGCGCTGATGCTGGGCCTCGCGATCAGCCTGCCGCTCGCAATATGGTCGGCGCGCAGCGAGAATGTCGCGCGCGTCACGCTGGGCTTCGCCAGCCTGGTGCAGACCATCCCCGCGCTGGCGCTGCTCGCATTGTTCTATCCGATCCTGTTGTTCCTGTCGCGCGGGCTGGGGGGCGGAATTCCGGCACTGGGTTTTCTGCCTTCGCTGCTGGCGCTGGGGCTCTATGCCCTGCTGCCGATCCTCAGAAACGGGGTTACGGGGCTGGTCAATCTCGACCCCGCCGTACTGCAGGCCGCCGACGGCGTCGGCATGACCGGACGGCAGAAGCTGTGGCTGGTCGAGGCGCCGCTGGTCGCGCCCGTGCTGATGGCGGGCATCCGGACGGCGGCGGTTTGGACGATCGGCGCGGCAACGCTGTCGACCACCGTCGGGCAACCGAGCCTGGGCGACCTGATCTTCGCCGGCCTGCAGACGCAGAACTGGACGCTGGTGGTGGTCGGCTGCATTGCCTCGGCCGGGCTGGCGCTGGTGGTCGATGCGCTGCTGGGGCTGGCCGAGCGCGGCATTCGCGACCGGCGCAAGCGCCAGGTCTATGCCAGCCTGATCGCGCTCGCGCTGGGCGTGGTAGTGGCGCTCTGGCCGGTGCTGCCTTCGGGCGGCAAGCGGGTGGTGATCGGCGCCAAGGGCTTTTCCGAGCAATATATCCTCGCCCGGGTCATCGGCGATCGGCTGGAAGCGGCCGGATATGACGTGGTCTATCGCCAGGGGCTGGGATCGGCGGTCGTGTTCAGCGCGCTCGCCACCGGGGATATCGACGTCTATGTCGACTATTCCGGCACGCTGTGGACCAACCGGATGCACCGCGAGGACGTACCCCCGCGCAAGGCGATCGTGGCCGGCGTTGCCGACTGGGCGAAGCGGAAACACGGCGTCGGCGTGCTGGGCGCGCTGGGGTTCGAGAACGCCTATGGCTTCGCGATGCGCGAGGAGCACGCCAAGCGGCTGGGCATCGAGAGCCTCAGCGACCTCGCGCCGGTGGCGAACCGGTTGGCGTTCGGCACCGACCTGGAATTTCTGGAACGGCCCGAATGGGCGGCGGTGCAGCGCGCCTATTCGCTCGAATTCGCGAGTGCGCAGCCCTATAATCCCACCTTCATGTACCGCGCGGTGGCGAGCGGCAAGGCGGACGTGATCGCCGCCTTCACCTCCGATGGGCGGATCGCGGCACAACATCTGCGCGTGCTGAGCGATCCCAGACACGCCATTCCCGGCTATGATGCGATTCTTCTGGTGGCGCCGGAGCGCGTGGACGACGCGAAATTCGTGAACGCGCTGACGCCGATGGTCGGCGCGATCCCCGTCGACGTGATGCGGCGGGCGAACTATATGGTCGACCGGCCGGAGGGCGGGGCGAGCCCGGCCGAGGCGGCGCGCTGGCTGGAACGGCAGACCGGCCTGACACCGGACGAGTAA
- a CDS encoding ATP-binding cassette domain-containing protein → MPAQSETQGPRVVLEQLSKRYPGGTLAVDEVSLDIAGGQFVALVGASGSGKSTLLKMINRLIEPTGGSIAIGDEVMDALPAHELRRRIGYVFQNVGLFPHMTVGENVSIGMRLRRQKQSRERVAELLELVELPRAAADRMPAALSGGQRQRVGFARALATEPKLMLMDEPFGALDPVTRDALVKEYRALHERLGLTTIMVTHDMAEALLLAERVLVMKGGHIVADSTPHGMLTGEGGEAADELVAVPREQAHALSRIEAEE, encoded by the coding sequence ATGCCAGCGCAATCAGAGACGCAGGGCCCTCGGGTCGTCCTCGAGCAGCTTTCCAAACGGTATCCCGGCGGCACGCTTGCGGTCGACGAGGTCTCACTGGACATTGCCGGAGGGCAGTTCGTGGCGCTGGTGGGGGCATCGGGCTCGGGCAAGTCGACGCTTCTCAAGATGATCAACCGCCTGATCGAGCCGACGGGCGGGTCGATCGCCATCGGCGACGAGGTCATGGATGCGCTTCCGGCGCACGAACTGCGGCGGCGGATCGGGTATGTCTTCCAGAATGTCGGCCTTTTCCCGCACATGACGGTGGGCGAGAATGTCTCCATCGGCATGCGGCTGCGCAGGCAGAAGCAGAGCCGGGAACGGGTGGCGGAACTGCTCGAACTGGTCGAGTTGCCGCGCGCTGCTGCGGACCGCATGCCCGCTGCGTTGTCGGGCGGGCAGCGGCAGCGGGTGGGCTTTGCCCGTGCGCTCGCCACCGAACCGAAACTGATGCTGATGGACGAACCGTTCGGAGCGCTCGATCCGGTCACCCGCGATGCGCTGGTCAAGGAATATCGTGCGCTGCACGAACGGCTGGGGCTGACCACGATCATGGTCACGCACGACATGGCCGAGGCGCTGCTGCTCGCCGAGCGGGTGCTGGTGATGAAAGGCGGGCATATCGTCGCGGACTCGACGCCGCACGGCATGCTGACCGGCGAAGGCGGCGAAGCGGCCGACGAGCTGGTCGCGGTGCCGCGCGAGCAGGCGCATGCGCTGTCGCGGATCGAGGCGGAGGAATGA
- a CDS encoding SDR family oxidoreductase: MVGEGQRKAIFITGGGSGIGRAVAQRFAASGWRIGLAGIHPGGLEETGALLPEGCATTHIMDVRDVAAWEEELEVFTQESAGRLDVLFNNADIALGGPLAETGIDEIERIVAINFTGVVFGARIAYQYLARTPGSCLLNTSSAAGLYGTSGAALYSATKFAVRGLTEALDGEWSDAGIKVRSLMPGFVDAPLLDSNENMRVRAVGLESSLVEEAAEKAWRAVHGDVVHTPVGKTARRMKFAARWLPGSIRRQMRRGL; the protein is encoded by the coding sequence ATGGTGGGCGAGGGCCAGCGGAAAGCGATCTTCATCACCGGCGGTGGGTCGGGCATCGGCCGGGCCGTGGCGCAGCGCTTTGCCGCGTCCGGCTGGCGCATCGGCCTCGCCGGCATTCATCCCGGCGGACTGGAGGAGACCGGGGCGCTGCTGCCCGAGGGTTGCGCCACCACCCACATCATGGACGTACGCGACGTCGCTGCCTGGGAGGAGGAACTGGAGGTCTTCACGCAGGAGAGCGCCGGGCGTCTGGACGTGTTGTTCAACAATGCCGATATCGCGCTCGGCGGACCGCTCGCCGAAACGGGCATCGACGAAATCGAGCGCATCGTCGCGATCAACTTCACCGGCGTGGTGTTCGGCGCCCGTATCGCATACCAGTATCTGGCGAGGACACCCGGTTCATGCCTGCTGAACACGTCGTCCGCCGCCGGCCTTTACGGCACCAGCGGCGCGGCGCTCTATTCGGCGACCAAGTTCGCGGTCCGCGGCCTGACCGAAGCGCTGGACGGGGAGTGGTCCGACGCCGGCATCAAGGTACGGTCGCTGATGCCGGGCTTCGTCGACGCGCCGCTGCTCGATTCGAACGAAAATATGCGCGTGCGCGCCGTGGGCCTCGAATCCAGTCTGGTGGAAGAGGCGGCGGAAAAGGCCTGGCGAGCTGTTCACGGCGATGTCGTCCACACGCCCGTCGGCAAGACCGCGCGCCGCATGAAATTCGCCGCGCGCTGGTTGCCCGGCTCGATCCGCAGGCAGATGCGCCGGGGACTCTGA